The following coding sequences lie in one Mycoplasma tauri genomic window:
- a CDS encoding MPN499 family protein: MKKLKTHRVNFVSGAYWYQPSIWTFSRRLWAARPFKNIEDLIIHCDLHHYPGGIIDLNKDPLFKTFNSVQKALKTGISVNTSTLLSNGNSLEFNILDSIVVVLDDLSLEYIKKGLIFCIPTYTFKEELKDYNLEEGEKLEFIYRKKEFEIKKVKKDETNNESS; the protein is encoded by the coding sequence ATGAAAAAATTAAAAACACATAGAGTTAATTTTGTAAGTGGCGCATATTGATATCAACCATCAATTTGGACATTTTCTAGAAGATTATGAGCTGCTCGCCCTTTCAAAAATATAGAGGATTTAATTATTCATTGTGATTTACATCATTATCCAGGTGGGATAATTGATCTTAATAAAGATCCTCTTTTCAAAACATTTAATTCTGTTCAAAAAGCCCTTAAAACAGGTATTTCTGTAAATACAAGCACTTTATTATCTAATGGTAATAGTCTTGAATTTAATATTTTAGATTCTATAGTCGTTGTTTTAGATGATCTTTCATTAGAATATATTAAAAAAGGTTTGATATTTTGTATTCCCACCTATACGTTTAAAGAAGAGTTAAAAGATTATAATTTAGAAGAAGGCGAAAAATTAGAATTTATTTACCGAAAAAAAGAATTTGAAATAAAAAAGGTAAAAAAAGATGAA
- a CDS encoding L-ribulose-5-phosphate 4-epimerase, translating to MSQIDKKYEEEIKVLKQEVYDANMLLVKYNLVIHTWGNVSGITKDRKYMVIKPSGVDYSTLKPEDMVITDMENNVYDSKYKPSSDTPTHTLLYKENPGIWGIVHTHSPNAVAFAQSGKDIPCFGTTHADNFYGPVPCARALTPEEINGEYEHNTGLVIIETFKQRNLDWKATSATLVKEHGPFVWSFKSPKAAVDLALTLEEVAKMAIKTLIISNNTAPVAQEALVEKHYNRKHGKNAYYGQK from the coding sequence ATGAGTCAAATTGATAAGAAATATGAAGAAGAAATAAAAGTACTTAAACAGGAAGTTTATGATGCAAATATGCTTCTAGTTAAATATAATCTTGTTATTCACACTTGAGGTAATGTTTCAGGTATAACAAAAGATAGAAAATATATGGTTATTAAGCCATCAGGTGTTGACTATTCAACACTAAAACCTGAAGATATGGTTATAACTGATATGGAAAACAATGTTTATGATTCAAAATATAAACCATCAAGTGACACACCAACACATACATTGTTATATAAAGAAAACCCAGGTATTTGAGGTATTGTTCATACACATAGCCCAAATGCTGTTGCTTTTGCTCAATCTGGAAAAGACATACCTTGTTTTGGTACAACCCATGCCGATAATTTTTATGGCCCAGTTCCATGTGCCAGAGCACTCACCCCAGAGGAAATTAATGGTGAATATGAGCACAACACAGGTTTAGTAATCATTGAAACTTTTAAACAAAGAAATTTGGATTGAAAAGCAACAAGCGCTACTCTTGTTAAAGAACACGGTCCATTTGTTTGATCATTTAAATCTCCAAAAGCTGCTGTTGATTTAGCTTTAACACTAGAAGAAGTTGCTAAGATGGCAATAAAAACTTTGATAATTTCAAATAATACTGCTCCAGTTGCACAAGAAGCTTTGGTTGAAAAACACTACAATAGAAAACATGGTAAGAATGCTTACTATGGTCAAAAATAA
- a CDS encoding L-ribulose-5-phosphate 3-epimerase, producing the protein MNLKNTEVKNRLVGIYEKAINNKFSLEDKIKIAKAAGYDFMEFSVDESSERLSRLDWDDEQIKEVQLLLVKHQFNFNSMTLSGHRKYPFGSKNPDTRAKAMEIMHKAIILAKKLGIRTVQLAGYDVYYEQGDEETRSYFIEGIKEAVKLASKYSVTLAFEIMDTRFMGTNSRALTYINMVNSPYLQIYPDLGNIYQWADKTDLFNEFEVAKNHLVAFHFKDTVPGKFRDTPFGTGTVDFPYMLNILKKLKLNQPIMIEMWSLNNLDETLDEAIKYIADAHEFYNEQWSMVGGDN; encoded by the coding sequence ATGAATTTGAAAAATACTGAAGTTAAAAATAGACTTGTTGGTATTTATGAAAAAGCTATCAACAATAAGTTTTCACTAGAAGACAAAATTAAAATAGCTAAAGCTGCGGGCTATGATTTTATGGAATTTTCAGTTGATGAAAGCAGTGAAAGACTTTCTAGATTGGACTGAGATGATGAACAAATCAAAGAAGTTCAATTACTTTTAGTTAAACATCAATTTAACTTTAATTCTATGACTTTAAGTGGACATAGAAAGTATCCTTTTGGATCAAAAAATCCAGATACAAGAGCCAAAGCCATGGAAATTATGCATAAAGCGATTATACTTGCTAAAAAACTTGGTATTAGAACAGTTCAGTTAGCAGGATATGATGTGTATTATGAACAAGGTGATGAAGAAACAAGATCGTATTTCATTGAAGGAATAAAAGAAGCTGTTAAATTAGCCTCAAAGTATTCTGTAACACTTGCTTTTGAAATAATGGATACAAGATTTATGGGAACAAATTCTAGAGCTTTAACATACATTAATATGGTTAATAGTCCTTATTTACAAATTTATCCTGATCTTGGTAATATTTACCAATGAGCTGATAAAACAGACTTATTCAATGAATTTGAAGTGGCTAAAAATCATTTGGTTGCCTTTCACTTTAAGGATACCGTTCCAGGAAAGTTTCGTGATACACCTTTTGGTACAGGTACTGTAGATTTTCCATATATGTTAAATATTTTAAAAAAATTAAAACTAAATCAACCAATTATGATTGAAATGTGATCTTTAAATAATTTAGATGAAACTTTAGATGAAGCAATTAAATATATAGCTGATGCACATGAGTTTTATAATGAACAGTGATCAATGGTGGGGGGTGATAATTAA
- a CDS encoding 3-keto-L-gulonate-6-phosphate decarboxylase UlaD: MKPMLQIALDNLTIEEAIASARKVEKYIDIIEVGTILISSEGKKAIKALREAFPTKIIVADGKIADAGKVFGKMFFENGADYTTCICAAEVPTIIETMNVAKQYGEDKEVQIELTSNFTWEQVDAWSAAGVPQVVWHRSRDSQASGVKWGQRDIDSVAKLAEKGFKVTITGGVALEDIKLFKDIPVFIFIAGRSLRDAENPEAAAKAFKDEFEKYWS, from the coding sequence ATGAAACCAATGCTCCAAATAGCACTAGATAATTTAACTATTGAAGAAGCAATAGCTAGCGCTAGAAAAGTTGAAAAATATATTGATATTATTGAAGTTGGAACAATTTTAATTTCATCAGAAGGAAAGAAAGCTATTAAAGCTCTTAGAGAAGCTTTCCCTACAAAAATAATAGTAGCAGATGGAAAAATTGCTGATGCTGGTAAAGTATTTGGCAAGATGTTCTTTGAAAACGGAGCAGATTATACAACATGTATTTGTGCTGCTGAAGTTCCTACTATTATTGAAACAATGAATGTTGCTAAACAATATGGTGAAGATAAAGAAGTTCAAATTGAATTAACTTCAAACTTTACATGAGAACAAGTTGACGCATGATCTGCTGCAGGTGTTCCTCAAGTTGTTTGACACCGTTCAAGAGATAGCCAAGCTTCAGGTGTTAAATGAGGCCAAAGAGATATTGATTCTGTTGCTAAATTAGCTGAAAAAGGCTTTAAAGTAACCATTACAGGCGGTGTTGCTCTTGAAGATATTAAATTGTTTAAAGATATTCCTGTATTTATTTTCATAGCTGGTCGTTCACTTCGTGATGCTGAAAATCCAGAAGCAGCTGCAAAAGCATTTAAGGATGAATTTGAAAAATACTGAAGTTAA
- a CDS encoding PTS sugar transporter subunit IIA, protein MAEKLNLLDNLIVNDSIIVGYDAQDYKDAIHKACEPLVNKGVITYGYYDAIIKSTEAHGPYYILTDGLAMPHASATEDCVFSNGFSLVTLKKPIKFGDDPREVKIVMGLAAKDGETHTAVAIPQIIAVFEDPSNVDRIAAAKSKEEVIEIIKSVDYTKFMM, encoded by the coding sequence ATGGCTGAAAAATTAAATTTATTAGATAACCTTATTGTTAATGATTCAATTATTGTGGGTTATGATGCACAAGATTATAAAGATGCCATTCATAAAGCTTGTGAACCATTAGTAAATAAAGGTGTTATTACTTATGGCTACTATGATGCAATTATTAAATCAACAGAAGCACATGGTCCATATTACATTTTAACCGACGGTCTTGCAATGCCTCATGCTTCAGCAACTGAAGATTGTGTATTCTCAAATGGTTTTTCTCTTGTTACATTGAAAAAACCAATTAAATTTGGTGATGACCCTAGAGAAGTTAAAATTGTTATGGGTCTTGCGGCAAAAGATGGTGAAACTCATACAGCAGTTGCAATTCCACAAATTATTGCTGTTTTTGAAGACCCAAGTAATGTTGATAGAATTGCTGCTGCAAAAAGCAAAGAAGAAGTTATTGAAATCATCAAAAGTGTTGATTACACTAAATTTATGATGTAG
- a CDS encoding PTS sugar transporter subunit IIB, with product MKVLCLCGSGMGTSMIIKLKTQQALRELGIEGSVEALGLGMGKSVANNFDVILCTQNFVSEVANSKAAVYGLKNIMDINEIKSAFQDAVAKGIK from the coding sequence ATGAAAGTATTATGTTTATGTGGTTCTGGTATGGGAACAAGTATGATTATTAAATTAAAGACACAACAAGCTCTTAGAGAACTTGGTATTGAAGGATCAGTTGAAGCCCTTGGTCTTGGTATGGGTAAATCAGTTGCTAACAATTTTGATGTAATTTTATGTACTCAAAACTTTGTTTCTGAAGTTGCAAATTCAAAAGCCGCTGTATATGGTCTTAAAAACATCATGGATATTAATGAAATTAAAAGCGCATTTCAAGATGCTGTAGCAAAAGGCATTAAATAA
- a CDS encoding PTS ascorbate transporter subunit IIC, whose protein sequence is MSETSTKRPFNWKVFIAAMVTLLIIIGIFFATLGYHWYKGGVNAEQTKAGSLFFIKEIVLNNFLGVNAILIGLLVFLGYIILGRGFVTSFIGTLKAMIGVVLMQIGSGALIGLAKPVFAAFSKFSGVAVTPLDTYLGHTSSGAFLDSVGAGFSSWISYALIIGLFINIALIALRKYTNVRSLMITGHVMFQQAAVVVPVVLILLFSQGAGMRDASGAVSVGAQIGTILFSGILLGIYWGVASTSTIKGSDVVTQGAGFAVGHQQMFGVAIAYEIGRYFGKAEDSAENRKMPNKLKIFEDNIFTQSLLILFVFVVLIMIIQFAPGLDATVRFADLATGKVNSTYKSWTVGGGAVYWVINIILGSLQLVAAIIVIQTGVRMFVSELQQSFQGISEKLIPGAVVAVDVAATYGFSPNAVTFGFVSGTIAQFIGVAVVIGLSQIPGDSFKIPIVIPLFITLFFNSGSIGVFANASGGFKAAVIVPAIFGFLEIISIALGLAMFNSFGVKAAAVSATPFATGYNGMFDWTMIWGLVMLIGGGHAYAAYVVLPLYIIGMLILAQIIDSARQTKPTFLQKAMGIKPKLIQEAQIA, encoded by the coding sequence ATGTCAGAAACATCTACAAAAAGACCTTTTAATTGAAAAGTGTTTATTGCTGCGATGGTGACACTCCTTATTATTATTGGTATCTTTTTTGCAACATTAGGATACCACTGATATAAAGGAGGAGTTAATGCTGAACAAACTAAAGCTGGTTCACTTTTCTTCATTAAAGAAATCGTTCTTAATAACTTTTTAGGAGTTAATGCGATCCTAATTGGTTTATTAGTGTTCTTAGGATACATAATCCTTGGTAGAGGATTTGTTACATCATTTATTGGTACATTAAAGGCTATGATTGGTGTTGTATTGATGCAAATCGGTTCAGGTGCTCTTATAGGACTTGCTAAACCAGTCTTTGCTGCATTTAGTAAATTTAGCGGTGTAGCTGTTACTCCTCTAGATACATATTTAGGTCATACATCTTCAGGTGCATTCCTTGATTCAGTTGGTGCTGGTTTCTCATCATGAATCTCTTATGCATTGATTATTGGTCTATTTATTAACATAGCTCTTATTGCATTAAGAAAATATACAAACGTGCGTTCATTAATGATTACAGGTCACGTTATGTTCCAACAAGCTGCTGTTGTAGTTCCTGTTGTGTTAATCTTGTTATTTTCACAAGGTGCAGGCATGAGAGATGCATCAGGTGCTGTATCAGTTGGTGCACAAATTGGTACAATTCTATTCTCTGGTATATTACTTGGTATTTACTGAGGTGTAGCTTCAACAAGTACAATTAAAGGATCAGACGTTGTTACACAAGGCGCAGGTTTTGCAGTTGGTCATCAACAAATGTTTGGTGTTGCTATTGCATATGAAATTGGAAGATACTTTGGTAAAGCTGAAGATTCAGCAGAAAATAGAAAAATGCCAAATAAATTGAAGATTTTTGAAGACAATATCTTTACACAATCATTATTAATTTTATTTGTGTTTGTTGTTCTTATCATGATTATTCAATTTGCTCCTGGTCTTGATGCAACAGTTAGATTTGCTGATTTAGCTACTGGAAAAGTTAATAGTACATATAAATCATGAACAGTTGGTGGTGGTGCAGTGTACTGAGTAATTAACATTATTCTTGGTTCACTTCAATTAGTTGCTGCAATTATTGTTATTCAAACAGGTGTTAGAATGTTCGTTTCAGAACTTCAACAATCATTCCAAGGTATTAGTGAAAAATTAATTCCTGGTGCTGTTGTTGCTGTTGACGTTGCTGCTACATATGGTTTTTCACCTAATGCTGTAACATTCGGTTTCGTTTCAGGTACTATTGCTCAATTTATCGGTGTAGCTGTGGTTATTGGACTTTCACAAATTCCAGGTGATTCATTTAAAATTCCTATTGTAATTCCATTGTTTATTACATTATTCTTTAACTCTGGTTCTATTGGTGTATTTGCAAATGCATCTGGTGGTTTTAAAGCCGCAGTTATAGTCCCAGCAATATTTGGTTTCTTAGAAATTATTTCAATTGCTCTTGGTTTAGCAATGTTTAATAGCTTTGGTGTTAAAGCTGCTGCTGTAAGTGCTACTCCATTTGCTACAGGTTACAACGGTATGTTTGACTGAACAATGATTTGAGGTTTAGTAATGCTTATTGGTGGTGGTCATGCTTATGCAGCTTATGTAGTGTTACCACTTTACATTATAGGTATGCTTATTCTTGCTCAAATTATTGACTCTGCAAGACAAACAAAACCTACATTCCTTCAAAAAGCAATGGGAATTAAACCTAAATTAATACAAGAAGCTCAAATTGCTTAA
- a CDS encoding phospho-furanose lactonase, producing the protein MAKEKFVRTVLGDVPASSIGITDCHDHLIKNGGPEMHEHVDFLMIDVEAAKKELQEYVNHGGKTIVTMDPPNVGRDVYRMMEIANAFAGKANIIMSTGFHKAAFYDKYSSWLACVPTDEIVKMMVAEVEEGMDEYNYNGPFVKRSKAKAGIIKAGTGYAAIDRLELKALEVAARTSIETGCPILVHTQLGTMALEVAKHLIDFGANPRKIQISHLNKNPDKYYYEKVIKDTGVTLCFDGPDRVKYYPDSTLAENIKYLVDKGLQKHITLSLDAGRILYQKNYGQTKGKETFGFAYLFERFIPLLKQVGVSEEAIEDILINNPREILAFDEPRKYDESKVSAELKQLKKDLKVA; encoded by the coding sequence ATGGCAAAAGAAAAATTTGTCAGGACAGTCCTTGGGGATGTTCCAGCTAGCTCAATTGGAATTACTGACTGCCACGACCACTTAATTAAAAATGGTGGTCCTGAGATGCATGAACACGTTGATTTCTTAATGATCGATGTTGAAGCTGCTAAAAAAGAATTACAAGAATACGTTAACCACGGCGGAAAAACTATTGTAACAATGGATCCACCTAATGTTGGTAGAGATGTATATAGAATGATGGAAATTGCTAATGCATTTGCTGGTAAGGCAAACATCATTATGTCAACAGGATTCCATAAAGCTGCATTTTATGACAAATATTCATCATGATTGGCATGTGTTCCAACAGATGAAATTGTTAAGATGATGGTTGCTGAAGTTGAAGAAGGTATGGACGAGTACAATTACAACGGTCCATTTGTAAAACGTTCAAAAGCTAAGGCAGGTATCATTAAAGCTGGTACAGGTTATGCTGCTATTGACAGATTAGAACTTAAAGCACTTGAAGTTGCTGCTAGAACAAGTATTGAAACAGGTTGTCCTATTTTAGTTCATACACAATTAGGAACAATGGCACTTGAAGTTGCTAAACATTTAATTGACTTTGGTGCAAACCCAAGAAAAATTCAAATTTCTCACTTAAATAAAAACCCAGACAAATATTACTATGAAAAAGTTATTAAAGATACTGGCGTAACACTTTGTTTTGACGGTCCAGACCGTGTAAAATACTACCCAGATTCAACATTAGCTGAAAATATTAAATATTTAGTTGATAAAGGTTTACAAAAACACATTACATTAAGCCTTGATGCAGGTAGAATTCTTTACCAAAAGAATTATGGCCAAACAAAAGGCAAAGAAACATTTGGTTTCGCTTATCTATTTGAAAGATTCATTCCATTACTTAAACAAGTTGGCGTGTCAGAAGAAGCTATTGAAGATATTTTAATTAATAACCCTCGTGAAATTCTTGCTTTTGACGAACCTAGAAAATATGATGAATCAAAAGTATCAGCAGAACTAAAACAACTTAAAAAAGACCTTAAAGTTGCTTAA
- a CDS encoding HAD family hydrolase translates to MKVKLNQIKYLFFDMDGTLLNKEKKINESVVQKIKELSKNHKVIINTGRSWYLCQRFHQQLGLDTPILGLNGALLYDWKKKEVFYSKPISLEISQKILSIVLQYNINLYMYFDKKMIGIQKFKQEWFEKVIYPNVYPLNELSADYTEYNNPPVDMKLDEPVIKFLLLIDPLSKEELQELKSKIQALSDDIYAISSQKGCLDIMPKGCDKGTAINSLKNKYLNGENIYENSIMFGDADNDIPAFRQVAYSVALKSHSEETEKAAKFVVSSSNEDGVIEFFDKYTE, encoded by the coding sequence ATGAAAGTTAAACTAAATCAAATCAAATATTTATTTTTTGACATGGATGGAACTCTCTTAAATAAAGAGAAAAAAATTAATGAATCAGTTGTACAAAAAATTAAAGAATTATCAAAAAATCATAAAGTTATTATTAACACAGGACGCTCATGATATTTATGTCAAAGATTTCATCAACAATTGGGGCTTGACACTCCAATTTTAGGTTTGAATGGTGCACTTTTGTATGATTGAAAGAAAAAGGAAGTTTTTTATTCTAAACCTATAAGCTTAGAAATAAGTCAAAAAATTTTATCAATAGTTTTACAATACAACATAAATCTTTATATGTATTTTGATAAAAAAATGATAGGAATTCAAAAATTTAAGCAAGAGTGATTTGAAAAAGTTATCTATCCAAATGTTTATCCCTTAAATGAACTAAGCGCAGATTATACAGAATATAATAATCCACCTGTTGATATGAAATTAGATGAGCCTGTTATTAAATTTTTACTTTTAATAGATCCATTAAGTAAGGAAGAACTCCAAGAATTAAAATCTAAAATTCAAGCTCTATCAGATGATATTTATGCTATTTCATCTCAAAAAGGTTGCTTAGATATTATGCCAAAAGGATGCGATAAGGGAACGGCAATAAATTCTTTAAAAAATAAATATTTAAATGGTGAAAATATATACGAAAACTCAATTATGTTTGGTGATGCAGATAATGATATTCCTGCTTTTAGGCAAGTTGCCTACTCTGTTGCCCTTAAATCTCATTCAGAAGAGACTGAAAAGGCTGCAAAATTTGTCGTTTCATCATCAAATGAAGATGGTGTTATTGAGTTTTTTGATAAATATACAGAATAA
- a CDS encoding PQ-loop repeat-containing protein, protein MTLEQIFGIYTLDVNYPISGWIAWTFATISIILTVIVGLPQLIYLLKNKDTGEGVNFYSFWIVFTGSIGWMLIGSWDVAPVKMAASAIANMLSLCLFIFTIYFTYRYARNEQKRKKAWIAALVSSLIVVAASALAIYGLVGKNSKGEALKMWPQLHAVCVVVFPMFTTFAFFPSVIKSLEQKRFMGMSKGMLFTILSINVTWIIYRFNLGINNREFTSGLITTMVWQFVSLSIYLSQVYLLILNWWQKKKINHN, encoded by the coding sequence ATGACATTAGAACAGATCTTTGGAATTTATACATTAGATGTTAATTATCCTATTTCAGGATGAATAGCTTGAACATTTGCCACAATTTCTATTATTTTGACAGTTATAGTTGGGTTGCCTCAACTTATATATTTACTAAAAAATAAAGACACTGGAGAAGGAGTTAATTTTTATTCATTTTGAATAGTATTTACTGGATCAATAGGATGAATGCTAATCGGTTCATGGGATGTTGCGCCTGTTAAAATGGCTGCTTCTGCAATAGCGAATATGTTGTCATTATGCTTATTCATTTTCACAATTTATTTTACTTATAGGTATGCGCGAAATGAGCAAAAGAGAAAAAAAGCATGAATAGCAGCATTAGTTTCTAGTTTAATTGTTGTTGCAGCAAGTGCATTAGCAATATATGGATTGGTTGGGAAGAATTCTAAAGGGGAAGCATTGAAAATGTGGCCGCAGCTTCATGCCGTTTGTGTTGTAGTATTTCCAATGTTTACAACATTTGCCTTTTTCCCATCAGTAATCAAATCTCTTGAACAAAAAAGATTTATGGGTATGTCAAAGGGTATGTTATTTACAATACTTTCTATTAATGTAACATGAATAATATATAGATTTAATTTAGGTATCAATAATAGAGAATTCACTTCTGGATTAATAACAACAATGGTTTGGCAATTTGTGTCTTTATCAATTTATTTATCACAGGTATATTTATTAATACTAAACTGATGACAAAAGAAAAAAATAAATCACAATTAA
- a CDS encoding nitroreductase family protein yields MNFIDKVKNRKSIRNFIKNKVIDAKEKQDILAAINNAPASNNYFVSSAIVVEDIKLLEQLGKLLHQKHVADSSLFIVFLADYNRIKIVNEIENNKDKNNSLNLAITAFGDAFIQSAMAQDAAINNNLGTCYIGGVRQYIEEIRQILNIKGKALPIIGLAIGYPENSFGRVKPKIQRVFKNKYDIESVNSSITPYNKTLSQYYFEQKYDFDYIKEVNKYINDDNSKIDEIIKKILQLL; encoded by the coding sequence ATGAATTTCATTGATAAGGTTAAAAACAGAAAATCTATTAGAAATTTTATTAAAAACAAAGTTATTGATGCTAAAGAAAAACAAGATATATTAGCTGCAATAAACAATGCACCAGCAAGTAATAATTATTTTGTATCTAGTGCAATAGTTGTAGAAGATATTAAGTTGTTAGAACAATTAGGTAAATTGCTTCATCAGAAGCATGTTGCCGATTCTTCTTTGTTTATAGTATTTTTAGCAGATTACAATAGGATAAAAATTGTTAATGAAATAGAAAACAATAAGGACAAAAATAACTCATTAAATTTAGCAATAACTGCTTTTGGTGATGCTTTTATTCAGTCTGCAATGGCACAAGATGCAGCAATAAATAATAATCTTGGGACCTGCTATATTGGCGGAGTTAGACAATATATTGAAGAAATTAGACAAATTTTGAATATTAAAGGCAAGGCATTGCCAATAATAGGACTTGCAATTGGCTATCCCGAAAATTCATTTGGACGTGTTAAACCTAAAATTCAGCGAGTATTTAAAAATAAGTATGATATAGAATCAGTAAATTCATCTATAACTCCATATAATAAAACTCTCTCTCAATATTATTTTGAACAAAAATATGACTTTGATTATATTAAAGAAGTTAATAAATATATAAATGATGACAATTCAAAGATTGATGAAATTATTAAAAAAATTCTTCAATTATTATAA
- a CDS encoding C1 family peptidase: MTITDKEIKIFYKKYLHDKNNKIVENSITKNGIKNSTLNNDVLRKHNNEFSIQVPKAGITDQKSSGRCWIFSATNMLKTNVLKVLNIENFEFSENFLFFWDKLEKSNTFLELIIQNPKLKYDDRLFVSFMDMTVSDGGYWEWAQGLIKKYGLVPKSAMNETNASTSTNELNQVLDLFLISVAKKIRDASSQGKNPDQLREIKMEALETVFAINAKALGVPPREFTFEYRDKDKNFHRINEITPLEFAKRFVGEKFLEKINLIHDPRGIYPVNRLYVSKYYKSVIEEKSVVALNTKIDEIKSAVIKSLKDGNPVWFDCDVTMFNDNKLGIFDTELFSFIETLKIEIPSKKDRLNFRLSTPNHAMTFVGVDLDNNGKPIKWEVENSWGDKHGNKGYFSMSDEWFTEYCFAVIVDPQYISEEVLEGLKQPVIELEPWDPLA, from the coding sequence ATGACAATAACAGACAAAGAAATTAAAATATTTTATAAAAAATATCTTCATGATAAAAACAATAAAATAGTTGAAAATTCAATTACAAAAAATGGAATTAAAAATTCAACATTAAATAATGATGTTTTAAGAAAACATAATAACGAATTTTCTATCCAAGTTCCTAAAGCAGGCATAACTGATCAAAAATCATCTGGAAGATGTTGAATTTTCTCAGCAACAAATATGCTTAAAACAAATGTTTTAAAAGTTCTTAATATTGAAAATTTTGAATTTTCTGAAAACTTTCTATTCTTTTGAGACAAATTAGAAAAATCTAATACATTTTTAGAATTGATTATTCAAAATCCTAAATTAAAATATGATGATAGACTTTTTGTTTCATTTATGGACATGACTGTTTCAGATGGTGGTTATTGAGAATGAGCTCAAGGCTTAATTAAAAAATATGGTCTTGTGCCTAAATCTGCAATGAATGAAACAAATGCTTCTACATCTACTAATGAACTTAATCAAGTGTTAGATTTATTTTTAATTTCAGTTGCTAAAAAAATAAGAGATGCAAGTTCTCAAGGCAAAAATCCTGACCAACTTAGAGAAATAAAAATGGAGGCCTTAGAAACAGTTTTTGCGATTAATGCAAAAGCTCTTGGTGTTCCTCCAAGAGAATTTACATTTGAATATCGTGATAAAGACAAAAATTTTCATAGAATAAATGAAATAACTCCTTTAGAATTTGCTAAAAGATTTGTAGGTGAGAAATTCTTAGAAAAAATTAATCTAATTCATGATCCAAGAGGTATTTACCCTGTTAACCGTCTTTATGTATCAAAGTACTATAAATCAGTTATAGAAGAAAAAAGCGTTGTTGCCTTAAACACAAAAATTGATGAAATTAAAAGCGCTGTTATTAAATCATTAAAAGATGGAAATCCGGTGTGATTTGATTGTGATGTAACAATGTTTAATGATAACAAATTAGGAATTTTTGATACTGAACTATTTTCATTCATCGAAACACTAAAAATTGAGATTCCTTCAAAAAAAGATAGATTAAACTTTAGATTATCTACCCCTAATCATGCTATGACATTTGTTGGTGTTGATTTAGACAATAATGGGAAACCTATCAAGTGAGAAGTTGAAAATTCATGAGGTGATAAACATGGCAATAAAGGTTACTTTTCAATGAGTGATGAATGATTTACTGAATACTGTTTTGCTGTCATAGTTGATCCTCAGTATATCTCAGAAGAAGTTCTAGAAGGACTTAAGCAACCTGTTATTGAGTTGGAACCTTGAGATCCATTAGCATAA